In the Perca flavescens isolate YP-PL-M2 chromosome 20, PFLA_1.0, whole genome shotgun sequence genome, one interval contains:
- the gpr68 gene encoding ovarian cancer G-protein coupled receptor 1, whose amino-acid sequence MAFTMSDEDETNCTISHEIHQYLFSSVYILVLVVGIPSNLYSLYHAALQLKQKNELGVYLINLTVSDLLYLASLPLWLQYFFQDDDWRHREWLCQLCGFLLYENIYISIGFLCCISLDRYLAVVHPLRFTSLRSMRAAWLVSAIIWLKEIAVGVVFFHHKELSKNRKNQSVCFEHYPMQPWEYPINYYRFTIGFMFPLAILSISYLCVLRAVGRSAGTQPDQKTRIRQLVSSTILIFLVCFSPYHIFLLVRTLLERDCNFITGIFNYYHMSLLLTTLNCVADPALYCFVSESARRGLYRVIFRPVARILCCCFRRGNASPTNPATDSREVATDENGQPTVMLLTHTSNLGQTDTSSKNTILITQTNEKTIIPLLIYNNRHSEKSVDRDGRPSCVIAMEEQSKKTERTDETDKNTSKNNQ is encoded by the exons ATGGCGTTCACCATGTCTGACGAGGACGAGACTAACTGCACCATCAGCCATGAAATCCACCAGTACCTCTTCTCCTCGGTGTATATACTCGTACTAGTG GTCGGCATTCCCTCCAACCTGTACTCTTTGTACCACGCTGCTCTGCAACTGAAGCAGAAGAATGAGCTGGGAGTTTATTTAATTAACCTTACTGTGTCGGATCTGTTATACCTGGCATCATTACCCCTGTGGCTACAGTACTTCTTTCAG GATGATGACTGGAGGCACAGGGAGTGGTTGTGTCAGCTCTGTGGCTTCCTGCTCTATGAGAACATTTATATCAGCATTGGTTTCCTGTGCTGTATCAGCCTGGACCGCTACCTGGCTGTGGTCCACCCGTTAAG GTTCACCTCTCTCCGCTCTATGAGAGCGGCATGGCTTGTCAGTGCCATTATCTGGCTGAAGGAGATCGCTGTGGGTGTGGTTTTCTTCCACCATAAAGAACTGAGCAAAAACCGCAAGAACCAATCAGTGTGCTTCGAGCACTACCCCATGCAGCCTTGGGAGTATCCAATCAACTATTACCGCTTCACTATTGGCTTCATGTTTCCGCTGGCTATTTTATCG ATCAGCTACCTGTGTGTCCTTCGGGCCGTGGGCCGGAGCGCTGGGACGCAGCCGGATCAGAAGACGAGGATCAGGCAGTTAGTCAGCAGCACCATTCTCATCTTCCTCGTCTGCTTCTCCCCCTACCACATCTTCCTGTTAGTGCGCACCCTGCTGGAGCGAGACTGCAACTTTATCACAG GAATATTTAACTACTACCACATGTCACTGTTGCTGACCACCCTGAACTGCGTGGCCGACCCCGCTCTCTACTGCTTCGTAAGCGAAAGTGCCCGCCGTGGCCTGTACAGAGTTATATTCCGGCCCGTTGCTCGGATACTATGCTGCTGCTTTCGCCGTGGCAACGCCAGCCCCACCAACCCAGCAACCGATTCCCGCGAGGTCGCCACCGACGAGAACGGCCAGCCGACCGTGATGCTGCTCACACACACCAGCAACTTAGGACAAACAGACACGTCcagcaaaaacacaattttaatcACACAGACTAATGAAAAGACTATCATACCCTTACTTATATACAATAATAGACACTCTGAGAAAAGTGTGGACAGGGATGGAAGGCCTAGCTGTGTGATTGCCATGGAAGAGCAGAgcaaaaagacagagaggacTGACGAGACAGACAAGAACACCAGCAAAAACAATCAGTAA